Proteins encoded together in one Lutra lutra chromosome 4, mLutLut1.2, whole genome shotgun sequence window:
- the LOC125097309 gene encoding LOW QUALITY PROTEIN: uncharacterized protein LOC125097309 (The sequence of the model RefSeq protein was modified relative to this genomic sequence to represent the inferred CDS: inserted 2 bases in 2 codons) encodes MENAMQLLKGVRERLLKSPHQLLMKIPSLEQPRKRRNPARKIPEGFKDSPALQGSADQLVQNICSCGQTVQEEAGEAGRPELPERGVQRQATSEGQSQHHXQILLKLMHLLELLRDHLEGGGSRRQVETGSSSTDPVPSGGSPVNKGKLPRALKKARQRNEELTINKTVHLVEQVSFHLQNTXLESEIQKLRLKLQAESKLCEEHIKHLERKRMEEKARCLQVKKELAKVHRKADAAHWNLVLYRNMAQDLHPEWLKISSLHDQERFLVENRSEERREGCPVGKEGVLQAPGRKPLPQAEAGQLWAQGPACLRGATCCSCCSGQSLQVPSRAKSSPETPEAQEGSKGALARLPISRVPCGSDFLSQQPTELTTRAQKLLCLPLKPYPLLLLLEIHPII; translated from the exons ATGGAAAACGCTATGCAACTGCTGAAGGGAGTTCGGGAAAGGCTGTTGAAGAGCCCTCACCAGCTGCTGATGAAAATCCCATCTCTGGAGCAGCCCAGGAAGAGGAGAAACCCTGCAAGGAAAATACCAGAAGGCTTCAAGGACAGCCCGGCTCTGCAGGGAAGTGCAGACCAGCTGGTTCAGAACATTTGCAGCTGTGGACAGACAGtgcaggaagaggcaggggaggcaggcaggccagagCTTCCTGAAAGAGGAGTGCAGCGGCAGGCCACCAGTGAGGGCCAGAGCCAACACC ACCAGATCCTACTGAAGCTGATGCATCTGCTAGAGCTGCTGAGAGATCATCTGGAAGGTGGGGGCTCAAGGAGGCAGGTGGAGACTGGCTCCTCCTCCACTGACCCTGTGCCCTCAGGCGGGAGCCCCGTGAACAAAGGAAAGCTGCCCAGGGCACTGAAGAAGGCACGTCAGAGGAATGAAGAGCTCACAATAAACAAAACAGTCCACCTAGTGGAGCAAGTATCTTTTCACCTTCAAAACA TCCTGGAAAGTGAGATTCAGAAGTTGCGCCTGAAGCTCCAGGCAGAGTCTAAGCTGTGCGAAGAGCACATCAAACacctggagaggaagaggatggaGGAGAAGGCACGCTGCCTGCAAGTGAAGAAGGAACTTGCCAAGGTGCACAGGAAGGCGGATGCTGCCCACTGGAACTTAGTCCTCTACAGGAACATGGCCCAGGACCTGCACCCAGAATGGCTGAAAATCTCCTCCTTGCATGACCAGGAGCGCTTCCTGGTGGAGAACAGAagtgaggagagaagagaaggctgTCCTGTGGGAAAAGAGGGAGTTCTGCAGGCTCCAGGCAGAAAACCATTGCCTCAGGCAGAAGCTGGCCAACTCTGGGCCCAAGGTCCAGCCTGTCTCCGGGGGGCcacctgctgctcctgctgttcCGGGCAAAGCCTCCAAGTACCCTCAAGGGCCAAAAGCTCCCCTGAAACCCCAGAAGCCCAAGAAGGGAGCAAGGGTGCACTGGCCAGACTCCCAATTTCTCGGGTCCCCTGCGGGTCTGATTTCCTTTCCCAGCAGCCAACAGAACTCACAACCAGAGCACAAAAGCTCCTGTGCTTACCCCTTAAGCCATACCCATTGCTCCTTCTACTTGAGATCCACCCCATTATTTAA